A region of bacterium DNA encodes the following proteins:
- a CDS encoding carbon-nitrogen hydrolase family protein: MRPAATSARAATWRAWSAAGRWRRHGSGWSASVIIALIQQSASADRGNNLERGLAAAREAARRGARVITFAELAFERFHPQFPATPESLDNAEPIPGPVTSAFQALAAELGVVCVPNLFERSADGRTWDASPVIDADGALLGTTRMIHITDYDGFHEQGYYAPGDTGAPVYATRFGRLGVAICYDRHYPEYMRALAIGGAELVVVPQAGTVGEWPEGLYEAELQVASFQNGYFTALCNRVGPEGRLTFGGGSFVCAPDGRVLARAGATDDEILLCDVDLSEAARSHARRLFLRDRRPELYGGWLGRR; encoded by the coding sequence ATGAGGCCGGCCGCGACGTCGGCTCGGGCAGCTACCTGGCGCGCCTGGAGTGCGGCGGGAAGGTGGAGACGGCACGGCTCGGGCTGGTCCGCTAGCGTGATCATCGCCCTCATCCAGCAATCGGCCTCGGCCGACCGGGGCAACAACCTGGAGCGCGGCCTCGCCGCAGCGCGCGAGGCCGCGCGGCGGGGCGCCCGCGTGATCACCTTTGCGGAACTCGCTTTCGAGCGGTTCCATCCGCAGTTCCCGGCCACGCCCGAGTCCCTGGACAATGCCGAGCCGATTCCCGGCCCCGTCACCTCGGCGTTCCAGGCGCTGGCGGCCGAGCTCGGCGTCGTCTGCGTCCCGAACCTGTTCGAGCGGAGCGCCGACGGCCGCACCTGGGACGCCTCGCCGGTGATCGATGCCGACGGCGCGCTGCTGGGCACGACGCGCATGATCCACATCACCGACTACGACGGCTTCCACGAGCAGGGCTACTACGCGCCGGGGGATACCGGCGCCCCGGTGTACGCTACGCGCTTCGGACGGCTGGGCGTGGCCATTTGCTACGACCGCCACTATCCCGAGTACATGCGGGCGCTGGCCATCGGCGGCGCCGAGCTCGTCGTTGTGCCGCAGGCGGGCACGGTCGGCGAATGGCCCGAGGGTCTTTACGAAGCCGAGCTGCAGGTGGCTTCCTTCCAGAACGGCTACTTCACGGCGCTCTGCAACCGGGTTGGGCCCGAAGGGCGGCTCACGTTCGGCGGGGGCTCCTTTGTCTGCGCCCCGGATGGACGTGTGCTGGCACGGGCCGGCGCCACGGACGACGAGATCCTGCTGTGCGATGTCGACCTGTCGGAGGCCGCGCGCTCGCACGCGCGTCGCCTGTTCCTGCGCGACAGGCGTCCGGAGCTGTACGGGGGCTGGCTGGGTCGTCGGTGA
- a CDS encoding right-handed parallel beta-helix repeat-containing protein: MKSVRALAQVAAITLATLILAATAHAAYTTPGSGVDWTLDDLVAASAGAVTGGGSSYAVNDAVIIAVGDRVTIAAGTTLQFFGGNAVGIEVNGSLEAVGTESQPIIFTATAATPGAWRGFDFEDTAVGSAFHLAWCEIGYADIGVDVFGADILVEDSTIHHCSNRALDFSTASGSVLRCTIRDNQTRTITATLTSSPLIEGCLFENNNIQNTSPYPYINVGLQGVNSPVIRDCHIIGSGHHMSGGISIWAASSATIDNNTIEGCGYGILCYSTGANPVIKANRIWNNTIHPDQVNWGFGVACNGNNAPILTGNRIYGHWYGVAAINGGRPNLGNLDNGSVDDDGGNFIVLNALNGQSYGFYNNTPFPQMAQGNFWGYAFNDGEVEPHVYHQVDDPALGLVDFAYHIPTITAAPEPTPSVMLSRGSVYPNPFNPQTTIRFQLPTAGRAQLQVFDLAGRLVRTLVDDNLDAGRHDAVWDGRDEAGRDVGSGSYLARLECGGKVETARLGLVR, from the coding sequence ATGAAATCCGTCCGCGCCCTGGCCCAGGTGGCCGCCATCACGCTGGCCACCCTCATCCTCGCCGCCACCGCCCACGCCGCCTACACCACGCCGGGCTCGGGCGTCGACTGGACCCTCGATGACCTCGTCGCCGCCTCGGCCGGCGCCGTCACCGGCGGGGGCAGCAGCTACGCCGTGAACGATGCCGTGATCATCGCCGTCGGCGACCGGGTCACGATCGCCGCCGGGACCACGCTGCAGTTCTTCGGCGGCAATGCGGTGGGTATCGAGGTCAACGGCAGCCTCGAGGCCGTGGGCACCGAGAGCCAGCCGATCATCTTCACGGCGACCGCCGCAACGCCCGGCGCCTGGCGCGGGTTCGACTTCGAGGACACGGCGGTGGGCTCCGCGTTCCACCTGGCCTGGTGCGAGATCGGGTACGCCGACATCGGTGTCGACGTCTTCGGCGCCGACATCCTCGTCGAGGACAGCACCATCCACCACTGCTCGAACCGCGCGCTCGATTTCTCGACGGCCAGCGGAAGCGTGCTGCGCTGCACCATCCGCGACAACCAGACGCGCACGATCACGGCCACGCTCACGTCGTCGCCGCTGATCGAGGGCTGCCTGTTCGAGAACAACAACATCCAGAACACGTCGCCGTACCCGTACATCAATGTCGGGCTGCAGGGCGTCAATTCGCCGGTCATCCGCGATTGCCACATCATCGGCAGCGGCCATCACATGAGCGGCGGCATCTCGATCTGGGCCGCGAGCAGTGCCACGATCGACAACAACACCATCGAAGGCTGCGGCTACGGCATCCTGTGCTACTCGACCGGCGCGAACCCCGTCATCAAGGCGAACCGGATCTGGAACAACACCATCCATCCCGACCAGGTGAACTGGGGCTTCGGCGTGGCCTGCAACGGCAACAACGCACCCATCCTCACGGGCAACCGGATCTACGGGCACTGGTACGGCGTGGCGGCGATCAACGGCGGTCGGCCGAACCTCGGCAACCTGGACAACGGCAGCGTGGACGACGACGGCGGCAACTTCATCGTCCTCAACGCGCTGAACGGGCAGAGCTACGGCTTCTACAACAACACGCCGTTCCCGCAGATGGCGCAGGGCAACTTCTGGGGCTACGCGTTCAACGATGGTGAAGTCGAGCCCCACGTCTACCACCAGGTCGATGACCCGGCGCTCGGGCTCGTCGATTTCGCCTACCACATCCCGACGATCACGGCGGCGCCCGAGCCCACGCCGTCGGTCATGCTGAGCCGCGGCAGCGTCTATCCCAACCCGTTCAATCCGCAGACAACGATCCGTTTCCAGCTCCCGACCGCCGGACGCGCGCAGCTGCAGGTCTTCGACCTGGCCGGACGGCTGGTGCGCACGCTGGTCGACGACAATCTCGACGCGGGCCGCCATGACGCCGTCTGGGACGGGCGCGATGAGGCCGGCCGCGACGTCGGCTCGGGCAGCTACCTGGCGCGCCTGGAGTGCGGCGGGAAGGTGGAGACGGCACGGCTCGGGCTGGTCCGCTAG
- a CDS encoding 4Fe-4S binding protein, producing MSHTTLKSGYAELVDRLNRFPQGAPTSDTLYSILQILFDEKEARLVALLPIKPFTAETASRVWKLDLAETRRTLESLAERALLVDTQTRRGTIYTLPPPMAGFFEFSLMRVRGDIDQKALSELFHQYLNVEEEFIRALFTGGETQLGRVFVNEAALTAANAVHVLDYERAGEVIRTARHRGVGMCYCRHKMAHLDRACDAPLDICMTFNASADSLIRHGHARVMDVQEGLDLLEQARERSLVQFGENVREGVNFICNCCSCCCEAMIAARKFGRLNPVHTTNFLPEVDAERCNGCGKCVAACPVEALSVAAAGDPNRPERRRAQVDEDICLGCGVCVRACSRDGLSLKSRAARVITPVNSTHRVVLMAIERGDLQDLIFDQRVFWNHRALAAVLGVILRLPPVKQALASRQFRSRYLENLIARSSRKSSAAGITA from the coding sequence ATGTCCCACACCACGCTGAAGTCGGGCTATGCCGAACTGGTGGATCGCCTCAACCGCTTTCCCCAGGGCGCACCCACGTCCGACACGCTGTACAGCATCCTGCAGATCCTGTTCGACGAGAAGGAAGCTCGGCTGGTGGCGCTGCTGCCAATCAAGCCCTTCACCGCCGAGACCGCGAGCCGCGTCTGGAAGCTGGACCTGGCCGAAACGCGCCGGACGCTGGAGTCGCTGGCCGAGCGGGCCCTCCTCGTCGACACGCAGACCAGGCGGGGCACCATCTACACCCTGCCGCCGCCCATGGCCGGCTTCTTCGAGTTCTCCCTCATGCGCGTGCGCGGCGACATCGACCAGAAGGCGCTGAGCGAACTGTTCCACCAGTACCTGAACGTCGAGGAAGAGTTCATCCGCGCGCTGTTCACCGGCGGCGAGACGCAGCTCGGCCGCGTCTTCGTCAACGAAGCGGCGCTGACCGCGGCGAACGCCGTGCACGTCCTGGACTACGAGCGTGCCGGCGAGGTGATCCGCACGGCCCGGCATCGCGGCGTGGGAATGTGCTACTGCCGCCACAAGATGGCGCACCTCGATCGCGCCTGCGACGCACCGCTCGACATCTGCATGACCTTCAACGCCTCGGCCGATTCGTTGATCCGCCACGGCCATGCCCGCGTGATGGACGTCCAGGAGGGACTCGACCTGCTCGAGCAGGCCCGTGAGCGGAGCCTGGTGCAGTTCGGCGAGAACGTGCGCGAGGGCGTCAACTTCATCTGCAATTGCTGCAGCTGCTGCTGCGAGGCGATGATCGCCGCGCGCAAGTTCGGCCGCCTCAACCCGGTGCACACCACCAATTTCCTGCCCGAGGTCGATGCCGAACGCTGCAACGGCTGCGGCAAATGCGTCGCCGCCTGCCCGGTGGAGGCACTCTCGGTCGCGGCGGCCGGGGACCCGAACCGGCCGGAACGCCGGCGGGCGCAGGTGGACGAGGACATCTGCCTCGGCTGCGGCGTGTGCGTGCGGGCCTGTTCGCGGGATGGGCTGTCGCTGAAGTCGCGGGCGGCGAGGGTGATCACCCCGGTCAACTCGACCCACCGCGTGGTGCTGATGGCCATCGAGCGCGGCGACCTGCAGGACCTCATTTTCGACCAGCGGGTGTTCTGGAACCACCGCGCGCTGGCGGCGGTGCTGGGCGTCATCCTGCGGCTGCCGCCGGTGAAGCAGGCGCTGGCTTCGCGGCAGTTCAGGTCGCGCTACCTCGAGAACCTCATTGCGCGTTCGTCGCGCAAATCGTCCGCGGCAGGGATCACTGCGTAG
- a CDS encoding T9SS type A sorting domain-containing protein, with protein MRKTFGTTALLACALTLLLASSDAEASSLGRLHRERLEVGRALIEAQSSNWQAILPYYTADIEYHDPVVDIYGIDMMTEFLGRLFTSSGDLVTTIEDETLLNGVYSASWTMVGQFNGVPYSAKGISIIKFRGLSKRVYYQRDYYSENDIMINIPGLDQAAIGFRTYYRCAVDPTFECPLETAATTIKPTDNLPSADKSWNSIVSAIRLRRERLEIGRALIEINNADWQSLLPYYTNDIEYHDPIVDIYGIDTLVPFLGRLFASSGDLITTVEDESLVDGVYTATWTMAGLFNGIPYSAKGMSILKFRPGSAQAYYSRDYYTEGDIMATVPGLDQAIGGFRTYYRCAVDPTFTCPLPPAGTLEAGNGKSDGPQSASAFSLRQNAPNPFNPTTEISFVVPDGGANVSLRVYDITGRLVRTLVEGNEPAGTRSVTWSGENDRGQPVPSGTYFYHLTGPSFSEKKKMVLLK; from the coding sequence GTGAGGAAGACCTTCGGAACCACCGCGCTGCTCGCCTGCGCGTTGACGTTGCTGCTCGCTTCATCCGACGCCGAGGCTTCCAGCCTGGGTCGGCTGCACCGCGAGCGCCTGGAAGTCGGGCGCGCGCTCATCGAGGCCCAGTCCTCGAACTGGCAGGCGATCCTGCCGTACTACACCGCGGACATCGAGTACCACGACCCGGTCGTCGATATCTACGGCATCGACATGATGACGGAGTTCCTCGGTCGGCTGTTCACCAGCTCCGGGGACCTGGTCACGACCATCGAGGACGAGACCCTGCTCAACGGCGTGTACTCGGCGAGCTGGACGATGGTGGGCCAGTTCAACGGCGTTCCCTACAGCGCCAAGGGCATCTCGATCATCAAGTTCCGCGGCCTGAGCAAGCGCGTGTACTACCAGCGCGACTACTACTCAGAGAACGACATCATGATCAACATTCCCGGCCTCGACCAGGCGGCGATCGGGTTCCGGACGTACTACCGCTGCGCCGTGGATCCCACGTTCGAGTGCCCCCTCGAGACCGCCGCGACCACGATCAAGCCGACGGACAACCTGCCGAGCGCGGACAAGAGCTGGAACTCGATTGTTTCGGCGATCCGGCTCCGTCGGGAGCGCCTGGAGATCGGCCGCGCTCTCATCGAGATCAACAACGCGGACTGGCAGTCGCTGCTGCCCTACTACACCAACGACATCGAGTACCACGACCCGATCGTCGACATCTACGGCATCGACACGCTGGTGCCGTTCCTGGGCCGGCTCTTCGCCAGCTCCGGGGATCTCATCACCACGGTCGAGGACGAGTCGCTGGTCGACGGTGTCTACACGGCGACCTGGACGATGGCCGGACTGTTCAACGGCATCCCGTACAGCGCCAAGGGCATGTCGATCCTGAAATTCCGCCCCGGGAGCGCGCAGGCCTACTACTCGCGGGACTACTACACCGAGGGTGACATCATGGCCACCGTCCCGGGCCTGGACCAGGCGATCGGCGGGTTCCGCACGTACTACCGGTGCGCGGTGGATCCCACCTTCACCTGCCCCCTGCCCCCGGCGGGGACCCTCGAGGCCGGGAACGGCAAGTCCGACGGCCCGCAGTCCGCCTCCGCGTTCAGCCTGCGGCAGAACGCGCCGAACCCCTTCAACCCGACCACGGAGATCTCCTTCGTGGTGCCCGACGGGGGCGCGAACGTCTCGCTGCGCGTCTATGACATCACCGGGCGCCTGGTGCGGACGCTGGTCGAGGGGAACGAGCCCGCGGGCACGCGGTCGGTCACCTGGTCCGGCGAGAACGACCGGGGGCAGCCGGTGCCCAGCGGTACGTACTTCTATCACCTGACGGGGCCGTCGTTCTCCGAGAAGAAGAAGATGGTGTTGCTGAAGTAG